Proteins from a single region of Nocardiopsis dassonvillei subsp. dassonvillei DSM 43111:
- the fabI gene encoding enoyl-ACP reductase FabI: MGILEGKRILVTGVLTDSSIGFHVARLAQEQGATVVLTGYGRLSLVERIAKRLPETPPILELDVTDDEQLSTLAARVGEHVDGLDGVVHSIGFTPQDALGGNFLNTAWSDVATAMHTSTFSLKSLTTSLLPLMKDGGSVVALDFDNSVSYPIYDWMGVAKSALTSTARYLARYVGDQNIRVNLVSAGPLSTMAARSIPGFSELAKHWPERAPLGWDVTNPEPAAKAVVALLSDWFPATTGEIVHVDGGFHSTGA; this comes from the coding sequence ATGGGAATCCTCGAAGGCAAGCGCATCCTCGTCACCGGTGTGCTCACCGACTCCTCCATCGGCTTCCACGTGGCCCGCCTGGCCCAGGAGCAGGGCGCCACGGTCGTGCTCACCGGCTACGGCCGCCTGAGCCTGGTGGAGCGCATCGCCAAGCGCCTGCCCGAGACGCCCCCGATCCTGGAGCTGGACGTCACCGACGACGAGCAGCTCTCCACCCTGGCCGCCCGCGTCGGCGAGCACGTGGACGGCCTCGACGGCGTCGTGCACTCCATCGGTTTCACCCCGCAGGACGCCCTGGGCGGCAACTTCCTCAACACCGCGTGGTCGGACGTGGCCACGGCCATGCACACCTCGACCTTCTCCCTGAAGTCGCTGACCACCTCGCTGCTGCCGCTGATGAAGGACGGCGGCTCGGTCGTGGCCCTGGACTTCGACAACAGCGTCTCCTACCCCATCTACGACTGGATGGGCGTGGCCAAGTCCGCGCTGACCTCCACCGCCCGCTACCTGGCCCGCTACGTCGGCGACCAGAACATCCGGGTCAACCTGGTCTCCGCCGGGCCGCTGAGCACCATGGCCGCCCGCAGCATCCCCGGGTTCTCCGAGCTGGCCAAGCACTGGCCCGAGCGCGCCCCGCTGGGCTGGGACGTCACCAACCCCGAGCCCGCGGCCAAGGCGGTCGTGGCGCTGCTGTCGGACTGGTTCCCCGCCACCACCGGCGAGATCGTCCACGTCGACGGCGGCTTCCACTCCACCGGGGCCTGA